In Clostridium sp. JN-1, one genomic interval encodes:
- a CDS encoding NAD(P)/FAD-dependent oxidoreductase produces MSNRYDIAIVGSGAAGLSAAVNAKIRNKNILVFGNRDLSHKLNKAPLIKNYLGFYNIKGRDLKNEFQGHIDAMNINIIYERVNAVYAMGDYFTISVNQKNYESKAVIIAAGIEQTSPLKGEQELLGKGVGYCATCDAPLYKGKVVTIIGYNREAEQEANFVSELASKLYYIPRYKADYSLKDNIEVVLDMPLEIVGKDKVEKLVLKNKEIITDGIFVLKDSISPGQLVPGIELDKGHIKVDINMKTSIRGCYAAGDCAGKPYQYMKAAGQGQVAALNAVSYLDSIIN; encoded by the coding sequence AAAGATTAGAAATAAGAATATTTTAGTATTTGGAAATAGAGATTTAAGTCATAAACTTAATAAAGCCCCACTTATTAAAAATTATCTTGGATTTTATAACATTAAGGGAAGGGACTTAAAAAATGAGTTTCAAGGTCATATAGATGCCATGAATATAAATATTATATATGAAAGAGTTAATGCCGTATATGCCATGGGAGACTATTTTACAATCTCAGTAAATCAAAAAAACTATGAATCCAAGGCTGTTATAATAGCAGCTGGTATAGAACAAACGAGTCCATTAAAAGGTGAACAAGAGCTTCTAGGTAAAGGCGTAGGATATTGTGCAACCTGCGACGCACCGCTGTATAAAGGAAAAGTTGTAACAATTATAGGGTATAATAGGGAAGCAGAACAAGAAGCAAACTTTGTAAGTGAACTAGCATCAAAGTTATATTATATACCAAGGTATAAAGCAGATTATAGCTTAAAAGATAATATAGAAGTAGTTTTAGATATGCCGCTTGAGATAGTTGGAAAAGATAAAGTAGAAAAACTTGTATTAAAAAATAAAGAAATAATTACAGATGGAATTTTTGTATTGAAGGACAGTATATCTCCCGGCCAGCTTGTTCCTGGAATAGAACTCGACAAAGGGCACATAAAAGTAGACATAAATATGAAGACTAGTATAAGAGGTTGTTATGCTGCTGGCGATTGTGCTGGAAAACCATATCAGTATATGAAAGCAGCAGGTCAAGGTCAAGTAGCGGCATTAAATGCTGTATCGTATTTAGATTCTATAATAAATTAA